A genomic segment from Glycine soja cultivar W05 chromosome 18, ASM419377v2, whole genome shotgun sequence encodes:
- the LOC114396414 gene encoding proline-rich protein 36-like, with protein MSWFLVILFLSLTFGITHSEASHDKKLPSAVVVGTVYCDTCFQQGFSTGNHFISGASVAVECKDGYGRSKPRFRKEVKTDEHGEFKVQLPFSVSKHVKRIKGCTVKLINSSEPYCAVASAATSSSLCLKSRKEGLHIFSAGFFSFKPLRQPVLCNQKPSIQNIKGPDYVKHIFPPKIDPSFPPPLQNPKTPGGLLPPIPGLPDLPPLLPPLSGILSPLVPAGIPNESPNVQPSDQKLLDPNNLIFPPNPFQPPPSVPNPLQQPPLIPNPLEPSGPSSLVPNPLQPPSTGTSPPLFPFPTVPGLTPPPPALPFPFPPLFPPPSGPGTPSVSSSKNASP; from the exons ATGTCTTGGTTCCTTGTAATTCTATTTCTCAGTCTCACATTTGGTATAACTCATTCTGAGGCTAGCCATGACAAGAAGCTTCCCTCTGCTGTTGTAGTTGGCACTGTTTACTGTGACACATGCTTCCAACAGGGTTTCTCCACGGGCAACCACTTCATTTCAG GTGCATCAGTTGCTGTAGAATGCAAAGATGGGTATGGGAGGTCAAAGCCAAGGTTTAGGAAAGAAGTGAAGACAGATGAGCATGGGGAGTTCAAGGTGCAGTTGCCTTTCTCAGTGAGCAAACATGTGAAAAGAATAAAAGGATGCACTGTGAAACTAATAAATAGCAGTGAGCCTTATTGTGCTGTTGCCTCAGCAGCAACTTCTTCATCACTGTGCCTCAAGTCCAGAAAGGAAGGACTACACATATTCTCAGCCGGCTTTTTCTCATTCAAGCCTCTTAGACAGCCAGTTCTTTGCAACCAAAAACCAAGCATTCAAAACATCAAGGGCCCTGATTATGTGAAACACATATTTCCTCCAAAAATAGATCCATCATTTCCTCCTCCACTTCAAAATCCAAAAACACCTGGTGGTCTTCTTCCTCCCATTCCTGGATTACCCGACCTCCCACCATTGTTGCCACCCCTTTCAGGAATATTGTCACCACTAGTCCCTGCAGGAATCCCTAATGAGTCCCCAAATGTTCAGCCTTCAGATCAGAAACTACTTGACCCTAATAACCTCATATTTCCTCCTAACCCATTTCAGCCACCACCCTCAGTCCCCAACCCTCTTCAGCAGCCTCCTCTAATTCCTAACCCATTAGAACCATCAGGCCCATCATCACTTGTTCCTAACCCACTCCAGCCTCCCTCAACAGGAACATCACCACCACTGTTTCCGTTTCCAACAGTACCAGGTTTAACTCCCCCACCACCAGCTCTTCCCTTTCCTTTCCCTCCATTATTCCCTCCACCTAGCGGCCCTGGCACACCCTCTGTTTCCTCTTCAAAGAATGCTTCTCCTTAA